The following coding sequences are from one Triticum dicoccoides isolate Atlit2015 ecotype Zavitan chromosome 4A, WEW_v2.0, whole genome shotgun sequence window:
- the LOC119286858 gene encoding protein NRT1/ PTR FAMILY 8.3-like, which yields MAEAGDPTLEQGLLANPEESNQLTYTGDGSVDFSGNPVVKEKTGRWKACPFILGNECCERLAYYGISTNLVTYLTKKLHDGNSSAARNVTTWQGTCYLTPLIGAILADAYWGRYWTIATFSTIYFIGMSVLTLSASVPMLMPPSCEGAICPEASPLQYTVFFLGLYLIALGTGGIKPCVSSFGADQFDDTDPAERIQKGSFFNWFYFSINIGALISSSFLVWVQDNLGWGLGFGIPTVFMGLAIISFFAGTSLYRFQKPGGSPITRVCQVVAATLRKWNAPVPEDSSLLYELADGVSAIEGSRQLEHTDELRCLDKAATITDLDVKEDSFNNPWRVCTVTQVEELKILVRMFPVWATTIVFSAVYAQMSTMFVEQGMVLDPTIGSFKIPPASLSTFDVVSVIIWVPIYDSILVPIARRFTGKERGFSELQRMGIGLVISILAMSAAAVLEIKRLAIAREAHLVDQNVPVPLSILWQIPQYFLVGASEVFTFIGALEFFYDQSPDAMRSLCSALQLITTALGNYLSAFILTMVAYFTTRGGRPGWIPDNLNEGRLDYFFWLLAGLSFLNFLVYVLCANRFKSKKAA from the exons ATGGCAGAGGCCGGCGACCCCACCCTGGAGCAGGGGCTCCTCGCTAACCCGGAG GAATCGAACCAACTTACATACACTGGAGATGGATCTGTCGACTTTTCGGGAAACCCTGTCGTGAAGGAGAAAACTGGCAGATGGAAGGCATGCCCATTCATCTTAG GTAATGAATGCTGTGAGCGGTTGGCCTATTATGGCATCTCGACAAACcttgtgacttacttgacaaaaaaACTACATGATGGTAACTCCTCTGCTGCTAGAAATGTGACTACATGGCAGGGAACTTGCTATTTGACTCCCCTTATTGGAGCTATCCTGGCTGATGCATACTGGGGGAGGTATTGGACGATCGCAACGTTCTCCACAATATACTTCATT GGGATGTCAGTACTGACTCTTTCAGCATCAGTTCCTATGCTCATGCCTCCATCTTGTGAAGGAGCCATTTGCCCAGAAGCCAGTCCTTTGCAGTATACCGTATTTTTTCTTGGTCTTTACCTAATTGCGCTCGGCACTGGTGGAATCAAGCCATGTGTCTCATCTTTTGGAGCGGATCAATTTGATGACACAGATCCAGCTGAGCGAATCCAGAAGGGGTCTTTCTTCAATTGGTTCTATTTTTCAATAAACATTGGTGCCCTTATATCAAGCAGTTTTCTGGTTTGGGTGCAAGACAATTTAGGATGGGGATTAGGCTTTGGCATTCCGACCGTATTCATGGGTCTTGCCATCATAAGCTTCTTTGCCGGCACCTCACTTTATAGATTCCAAAAGCCAGGTGGCAGTCCTATCACACGAGTATGCCAGGTAGTTGCTGCCACTTTGCGCAAGTGGAACGCACCTGTTCCAGAGGACAGCTCTCTCTTGTACGAGCTAGCAGATGGGGTTTCAGCAATCGAAGGGAGTCGGCAATTGGAGCACACTGATGAACTCAG ATGTCTGGACAAGGCGGCTACAATTACTGATCTTGATGTGAAAGAAGATAGCTTCAACAACCCATGGCGGGTGTGCACCGTCACCCAGGTGGAGGAACTGAAGATATTGGTAAGGATGTTCCCTGTCTGGGCAACAACAATTGTGTTTTCGGCCGTCTATGCTCAGATGTCCACCATGTTTGTGGAACAAGGGATGGTGCTTGATCCAACAATCGGCTCATTCAAGATCCCTCCAGCATCTCTATCCACCTTCGACGTGGTCAGTGTCATTATATGGGTTCCTATCTATGACAGCATCCTGGTCCCAATAGCCAGGAGGTTCACCGGCAAGGAGAGGGGCTTTTCAGAGCTCCAGCGGATGGGCATCGGCCTGGTAATCTCCATCCTCGCAATGTCAGCAGCCGCGGTCCTCGAGATAAAGAGGCTGGCCATCGCCAGGGAGGCGCACCTGGTGGACCAGAACGTCCCGGTTCCGCTGAGCATCCTGTGGCAAATCCCTCAGTACTTCCTGGTCGGCGCCTCGGAGGTGTTCACCTTCATCGGGGCGCTCGAGTTCTTCTACGACCAGTCGCCGGACGCCATGCGGAGCCTCTGCAGTGCGCTGCAGCTCATCACCACCGCGCTCGGGAACTACCTCAGCGCCTTCATCCTCACGATGGTCGCCTACTTCACGACCAGGGGAGGGAGGCCCGGGTGGATCCCTGACAACCTCAACGAGGGGCGCCTCGATTACTTCTTCTGGCTGCTCGCGGGGCTCAGCTTTCTCAACTTTTTGGTGTACGTGCTGTGCGCCAACAGGTTCAAGAGCAAGAAAGCGGCTTGA
- the LOC119286859 gene encoding probable protein kinase At2g41970, which produces MWCCAGEREEYHGPPPGSLAMPPPRAPAQARGPNAPRNGVGPAKVLPIDVPAVTLAELNRLTGNFGARSLVGEGSYGRVYRAKLATGETVAVKMFDNGGSGQSEAEFCAQLSVVSRLKCGHFTQLLGYCLELNNRIVLYEFATNGSLYDILHGKKGVQGAEPGPALTWGQRARVALGAARGLEYLHEKVQPSVIHRDVRSSNVLVFDGHEGKIADFNLTNQSADTAARLHSTKVLGTFGYHAPEYAMTGQLTHKSDVYSFGVVLLELLTGRKPVDHTMPKGQQSLVTWATPRLSEDKVMQCIDPKLNNDYPPKAVAKLAAVAALCVQYEADFRPNMTIVVKALQPLVGARPGGGDH; this is translated from the exons ATGTGGTGCTGCGCCGGCGAGAGGGAGGAGTACCACGGCCCGCCGCCCGGCAGCCTTGCCATGCCGCCCCCCCGAGCACCAG CGCAAGCGAGAGGGCCGAACGCGCCGAGGAACGGCGTGGGGCCAGCCAAGGTGCTGCCGATCGACGTCCCGGCGGTGACACTGGCGGAGCTCAACCGCCTCACGGGCAACTTCGGCGCCCGGTCGCTGGTCGGGGAGGGGTCCTACGGCCGCGTGTACCGCGCCAAGCTAGCCACGGGGGAGACCGTGGCCGTCAAGATGTTCGACAACGGCGGCTCCGGGCAGTCGGAGGCCGAGTTCTGCGCGCAGCTGTCGGTGGTGTCGAGGCTCAAGTGCGGCCACTTCACGCAGCTGCTGGGCTACTGCCTGGAGCTCAACAACCGGATCGTGCTCTACGAGTTCGCCACCAACGGCTCGCTCTACGACATCCTGCACGGGAAGAAGGGCGTGCAGGGCGCCGAGCCCGGGCCGGCGCTCACGTGGGGCCAGCGCGCCCGGGTGGCCCTCGGCGCCGCCAGGGGCCTCGAGTACCTGCACGAGAAGGTGCAGCCGTCCGTGATCCACCGCGACGTCCGCTCCAGCAACGTGCTCGTGTTCGACGGCCACGAGGGCAAGATCGCCGACTTCAACCTCACCAACCAGTCCGCCGACACCGCCGCGCGCCTCCACTCCACCAAGGTGCTCGGTACGTTTGGGTACCACGCGCCCGAGTACGCCATGACGGGCCAGCTCACGCACAAGAGCGACGTCTACAGTTTTGGGGTCgtcctcctcgagctcctcaccgGCAGGAAGCCCGTCGACCACACCATGCCCAAAGGCCAGCAGAGCCTCGTCACCTGG GCCACGCCGAGACTGAGCGAGGACAAGGTCATGCAGTGCATCGATCCCAAGCTCAACAACGACTACCCGCCAAAAGCAGTGGCCAAG CTCGCGGCGGTGGCGGCCTTGTGCGTGCAGTACGAAGCCGACTTCAGGCCCAACATGACCATTGTCGTCAAGGCTCTCCAGCCACTTGTCGGTGCCCGTCCGGGAGGAGGAGATCACTAG